The Panicum hallii strain FIL2 chromosome 9, PHallii_v3.1, whole genome shotgun sequence genome has a window encoding:
- the LOC112877486 gene encoding novel plant SNARE 13-like translates to MATDLPMSPELEQIDGEIHDIFRALQNGFQKMDKIKDSNRQAKQLEDLTGKMKECKRLIKEFDRILKDEESNNPPEINKQLNDRKQFMIKELNSYVTLRKTYQSSLGNNNKRVELFDMGAGSSEPAAEDNIQMASAMTNQQLIDAGRNQMDQTDQAIERSKMVVAQTVETGAQTAATLTQQTEQMKRIGNELDSVHFSLKKASQLVKEIGRQVATDKCIMAFLFLIVLGVIAIIVVKIVHPNNKNIRDIPGLAPPAQNYQINNRRLLWTEAFIGV, encoded by the exons ATGGCGACCGACCTGCCCATGAGCCCGGAGCTCGAGCAGATCGACGGCGAGATCCACGACATCTTCCGCGCGCTCCA AAATGGATTTCAAAAGATGGATAAGATTAAAGATTCAAATAGGCAAGCTAAACAACTGGAAGATCTCACAGGCAAAATGAAGGAATGCAAGCG CTTGATCAAAGAGTTTGATCGCATTCTCAAAGATGAGGAGTCGAATAATCCACCTGAGATCAACAAACAGCTAAACGACAGAAAACAGTTCATG ATCAAAGAGTTGAATTCCTATGTCACCTTGAGGAAAAC ATATCAAAGTAGCCTTGGTAACAACAATAAGAGGGTTGAGCTCTTCGACATGGGTGCTGGAAGTAGCGagcctgctgctgaggacaaTATTCAAATGGCATCAG CCATGACAAATCAACAACTCATTGATGCGGGAAGGAATCAAATGGATCAAACAGATCAAGCTATTGAACGTTCAAAAATG GTTGTAGCACAAACTGTTGAGACAGGAGCACAAACTGCTGCAACATTAACACAGCAA ACAGAGCAAATGAAGAGAATCGGCAATGAGCTAGATTCTGTTCACTTTTCACTGAAGAAAGCTAGCCAATTAGTGAAAGAGATTGGTCGTCAG GTTGCGACTGACAAATGTATCATGGCGTTCCTCTTTCTGATCGTTTTGGGTGTGATTGCTATCATTGTTGTCAAG ATTGTCCATCCAAACAACAAAAACATTCGAGACATTCCAGGACTGGCCCCGCCGgctcaaaattatcaaatcaataACAGGAGATTGTTGTGGACAGAGGCTTTCATAGGTGTGTGA
- the LOC112877485 gene encoding pentatricopeptide repeat-containing protein At1g28690, mitochondrial, translating to MQQSSRVHPQPHAGSPAPRIPRHLRTAAALAAAVQGLIDASPPRAASQTLHAQLLASGLSGTTADLSVKLLVLHLRCGSLHNARAVFDGMPRPTHAAHNYLAAGYFRRGLHGEALAIMRRLAASTGRVDVFALSMALKLSAALALPGVVAREVHARVLRSVVAPDEILSAALVDAYVKSGLLGYARRVHGVMPVRSVVCSTALLVGCMNEGMYGDAEAIFEGMEEKDVVAYNAMVEGYSKTEETAEGSLEVYKAMQRTGFWPTVSTFVSVLGACSLLSSPELGEQVHCQAIKSSLFSDIKTGSALVDMYAKCGRVEDGRKIFDHMPERNVITWTSMIDGYGKNGLSDEALQVFGEMRKRADVRPNHATFLGVLSACAHAGLLAQGQEVFQSMESEYSLRPRMEHYACMVDLLGRFGSVRQAYDFVRGIPARPNSDVWAALLGAATLHGDVEVADVAAREVFELSRAGRPGAYMAFSNTLAAAGKWDGVHDVREMMRRRGVLKDAACSWVGSDNPPLVD from the coding sequence ATGCAACAGAGTAGCAGAGTCCACCCCCAGCCGCACGCTGGCTCGCCTGCACCGCGCATCCCTCGCCAcctccgcaccgccgccgcgctcgccgccgcggtcCAGGGCCTCATCGACGCGTCCCCGCCGCGGGCCGCGTCGCAGACCCTCCACGCGCAGCTCCTCGCGTCGGGCCTCAGCGGCACCACCGCGGACCTCTCCGTCAAGCTCCTCGTCCTGCACCTCAGATGCGGCTCCCTCCACAACGCCCGCGCCGTGTTCGACGGAATGCCGCGGCCGACCCACGCCGCGCACAACTACCTCGCCGCGGGTTACTTCCGGCGGGGGCTCCACGGGGAGGCGCTCGCGATCATGAGGCGGCTCGCGGCGTCCACGGGGCGGGTGGACGTGTTCGCGCTGTCCATGGCGCTGAAGCTGTCCGCGGCGCTGGCGCTGCCCGGCGTCGTCGCGAGGGAGGTCCACGCGCGCGTCCTGAGGTCCGTCGTCGCGCCCGATGAGATCCTCTCCGCGGCGCTGGTGGACGCCTACGTGAAGAGCGGGTTGCTTGGCTACGCGCGGCGGGTGCACGGCGTGATGCCCGTGCGGAGCGTGGTGTGCTCGACGGCGCTGCTCGTCGGGTGCATGAACGAGGGCATGTACGGGGACGCGGAGGCGATTTTTGAGGGCATGGAGGAGAAGGACGTCGTGGCGTACAACGCCATGGTCGAGGGGTACAGCAAGACGGAGGAGACGGCCGAGGGCTCCCTCGAGGTGTACAAGGCGATGCAGCGAACGGGGTTCTGGCCAACCGTGTCGACGTTCGTGAGCGTGCTCGGCGCGTGCTCTCTCCTGTCGTCGCCGGAGCTCGGTGAGCAGGTGCATTGCCAGGCGATCAAGAGCAGCCTCTTCAGCGACATCAAGACGGGGAGCGCCCTGGTTGACATGTACGCCAAGTGCGGCCGGGTGGAGGACGGCCGGAAGATCTTCGACCACATGCCGGAGAGGAACGTCATCACCTGGACTTCGATGATCGACGGGTACGGGAAGAACGGCCTCTCCGACGAGGCCCTCCAGGTGTTCGGCGAAATGCGGAAGCGGGCGGACGTCCGGCCGAACCACGCCACCTTCCTGGGCGTCTTGTCGGCGTGCGCGCACGCCGGGCTGCTGGCGCAGGGCCAGGAGGTGTTCCAGAGCATGGAGAGCGAGTACTCGCTGCGGCCGCGGATGGAGCACTACGCGTGCATGGTGGACCTGCTGGGCAGGTTCGGCAGCGTGCGCCAGGCCTACGACTTCGTCAGGGGGATACCGGCGAGGCCGAACTCTGACGTGTGGGCGGCGCTGCTCGGGGCGGCAACGCTGCACGGTGACGTGGAAGTGGCGGACGTCGCGGCGAGGGAGGTCTTCGAGCTCAGCCGCGCGGGGAGACCCGGCGCCTACATGGCGTTCTCCAACACgctggcggcggccgggaagTGGGACGGCGTGCACGACGTTAGGGAGATGATGAGACGGCGAGGGGTGCTGAAAGACGCGGCCTGCAGCTGGGTCGGCTCTGACAACCCGCCGCTCGTCGACTGA